Proteins from a single region of Ananas comosus cultivar F153 linkage group 3, ASM154086v1, whole genome shotgun sequence:
- the LOC109707627 gene encoding uncharacterized protein LOC109707627 isoform X4, which produces MEEEAIPERGAADGDRASSSSSSPTSAASENPLEEAAVAEGAAESSPMDTPRNGPGDCARAPMSPLASIRQQAKHVRSGSFQKWRRQMQRAWRWGPGGRGGAAGGGGGREQGMRATLNLEVMANQKRQWYRIHSRARDHKQHEEPTSLYEHFFIVGLHSYANVEVIEDAFAKRKAWESDVAKSEILDLRKIQYHGRMPSLEPQILFKYPPGKRMEMREGDLPAFCFPEGVKARLIEKTPSMSDLNEVVFGQEHLATDELSFIFRLKVSDNATLYGVCLHVQEIVQRAPGILGAVSPLTRTSYKRSRFLVSAPRCYCILTRVPFFELHYEMLNSLIAQERLDRITQFVNEITLMDSVPHCITEHDQLDENYDSPQKFSCSEWMGHAIPVDSVSGLLSSPGLSSERDIPAFLFRNWEPHSPESVSTSEASDFSHVKELEKENRKGWQHYDDCTSENSGSRSDSFERVNGMFENGQASPDVGTMYCSRLERVESLESLQSSVRGDGSDYDDDELSSKHETNVGDEKVMEWAKAHNNEPLQIVCGYHALPLPPRGGELVFHPLEHLQPIKYCRPGVSLLGLDNIFLDYDQSSPAEVSKVNASLATVEEALALSIWTVATVCRSLSLESVLALFAGALLEKQVVVMCPNLGVLSAIVLSIIPMIRPFEWQSLLLPVLPRKMVDFLDAPVPFIVGIQHKPTDVKMKTANLIRINVNKDQCQKDYRSTSFFDIGSSDTFL; this is translated from the exons ATGGAAGAGGAGGCGATCCCGGAACGCGGCGCCGCCGATGGCGATcgggcgtcgtcgtcgtcgtcgtcgccgactTCGGCGGCGTCGGAGAACCCTCTCGAGGAGGCGGCTGTGGCGGAGGGCGCGGCGGAGTCATCGCCGATGGATACGCCGAGGAATGGGCCGGGCGACTGCGCCCGCGCGCCTATGTCGCCGCTCGCGAGCATCAGGCAGCAGGCGAAGCACGTGCGAAGCGGGAGCTTCCAGAAGTGGCGGCGGCAGATGCAGCGGGCGTGGAGGTGGGGCCCTGGCGGCCGGGGCGGggccgccggcggcggcggcggtaggGAGCAGGGGATGAGGGCGACGCTGAATCTTGAAGTGATGGCGAATCAGAAGCGACAGTGGTATCGAATCCATTCTAGAGCTAGG GATCATAAGCAACATGAGGAACCCACATCACTATATGAACACTTCTTCATCGTGGGCCTTCATTCGTATGCAAATGTTGAAGTAATTGAGGATGCTtttgcaaaaaggaaagcttggGAGTCCGATGTGGCAAAATCTGAAATCCTAGATTTAAGAAAGATTCAATATCATGGGCGAATGCCTAGCCTAGAACCTCAG ATTCTTTTCAAATATCCTCCTGGAAAGAGAATGGAAATGAGGGAGGGTGATTTACCAGCCTTTTGTTTCCCGGAAGGTGTAAAG GCTCGCTTAATAGAGAAGACCCCATCCATGAGCGATCTTAATGAAGTTGTCTTTGGGCAG GAGCATCTGGCTACGGATGAATTATCATTTATCTTTCGTCTGAAG GTGTCAGATAATGCAACATTATATGGCGTCTGCCTGCATGTCCAGGAAATAGTTCAGAGGGCACCTGGTATTTTAGGTGCTGTTTCGCCACTTACTCGTACTTCTTACAAGCGTAGCCGTTTCTTGGTTTCTGCGCCACGATGTTACTGTATACTTACGAGAGTTCCTTTTTTTGAGCTCCATTATGAGATGTTGAACAG CTTAATTGCACAGGAGCGCCTTGACAGGATAACACAGTTTGTAAATGAAATTACCCTTATGGATTCGGTCCCACATTGCATTACAGAGCATGATCAGCTAGATGAGAATTACGATTCGCCTCAGAAGTTTTCTTGTAGTGAATGGATGGGACATGCTATACCTGTTGACAGTGTCTCCGGCCTTCTTTCATCACCAGGGCTTTCCTCAGAAAGGGATATCCCAGCATTCTTATTCAGGAATTGGGAACCTCATTCTCCGGAGAGTGTCTCCACTAGTGAAGCTTCAGATTTTAGCCATGTGAAAGAGTTGGAGAAGGAAAATAGGAAGGGTTGGCAACATTACGATGACTGCACATCTGAGAACTCGGGCTCCCGTTCTGATAGTTTTGAAAGAGTGAACGGAATGTTTGAGAATGGCCAAGCTTCCCCTGATGTTGGCACAATGTATTGCAGCAGATTAGAGAGGGTTGAGAGTTTGGAGTCTTTGCAGAG TTCAGTTAGAGGTGATGGATCAGATTACGATGATGATGAATTATCCTCTAAGCACGAAACAAATGTTGGTGATGAAAAAGTAATGGAATGGGCTAAG GCTCACAACAATGAACCATTACAAATTGTTTGTGGCTATCATGCTCTTCCTTTGCCTCCTCGAGGGGGTGAATTAGTTTTTCACCCTCTTGAGCATTTACAGCCAATTAAGTATTGTCGGCCTGGAGTGTCATTACTAGGCTTGGATAATATTTTTCTTGATTATGATCAGTCCTCTCCTGCAGAAGTTAGCAAG GTAAATGCATCCTTAGCTACTGTGGAGGAAGCTTTGGCACTATCAATTTGGACGGTTGCTACAGTGTGTCGTTCTCTATCTTTAGAAAGT GTTTTGGCACTATTTGCTGGTGCATTACTGGAGAAACAAGTGGTAGTAATGTGCCCAAACTTG GGTGTACTATCAGCCATTGTTTTATCAATCATACCAATGATTCGACCTTTTGAGTGGCAGAGTTTGTTGCTTCCG GTTCTACCAAGGAAAATGGTGGATTTCCTTGATGCT
- the LOC109707627 gene encoding uncharacterized protein LOC109707627 isoform X6 yields MEEEAIPERGAADGDRASSSSSSPTSAASENPLEEAAVAEGAAESSPMDTPRNGPGDCARAPMSPLASIRQQAKHVRSGSFQKWRRQMQRAWRWGPGGRGGAAGGGGGREQGMRATLNLEVMANQKRQWYRIHSRARDHKQHEEPTSLYEHFFIVGLHSYANVEVIEDAFAKRKAWESDVAKSEILDLRKIQYHGRMPSLEPQILFKYPPGKRMEMREGDLPAFCFPEGVKARLIEKTPSMSDLNEVVFGQEHLATDELSFIFRLKVSDNATLYGVCLHVQEIVQRAPGILGAVSPLTRTSYKRSRFLVSAPRCYCILTRVPFFELHYEMLNSLIAQERLDRITQFVNEITLMDSVPHCITEHDQLDENYDSPQKFSCSEWMGHAIPVDSVSGLLSSPGLSSERDIPAFLFRNWEPHSPESVSTSEASDFSHVKELEKENRKGWQHYDDCTSENSGSRSDSFERVNGMFENGQASPDVGTMYCSRLERVESLESLQSSVRGDGSDYDDDELSSKHETNVGDEKVMEWAKAHNNEPLQIVCGYHALPLPPRGGELVFHPLEHLQPIKYCRPGVSLLGLDNIFLDYDQSSPAEVSKVNASLATVEEALALSIWTVATVCRSLSLESVLALFAGALLEKQVVVMCPNLGVLSAIVLSIIPMIRPFEWQSLLLPVLPRKMVDFLDAPVPFIVGIQHKPTDVKMKTANLIRINVNKDQTFL; encoded by the exons ATGGAAGAGGAGGCGATCCCGGAACGCGGCGCCGCCGATGGCGATcgggcgtcgtcgtcgtcgtcgtcgccgactTCGGCGGCGTCGGAGAACCCTCTCGAGGAGGCGGCTGTGGCGGAGGGCGCGGCGGAGTCATCGCCGATGGATACGCCGAGGAATGGGCCGGGCGACTGCGCCCGCGCGCCTATGTCGCCGCTCGCGAGCATCAGGCAGCAGGCGAAGCACGTGCGAAGCGGGAGCTTCCAGAAGTGGCGGCGGCAGATGCAGCGGGCGTGGAGGTGGGGCCCTGGCGGCCGGGGCGGggccgccggcggcggcggcggtaggGAGCAGGGGATGAGGGCGACGCTGAATCTTGAAGTGATGGCGAATCAGAAGCGACAGTGGTATCGAATCCATTCTAGAGCTAGG GATCATAAGCAACATGAGGAACCCACATCACTATATGAACACTTCTTCATCGTGGGCCTTCATTCGTATGCAAATGTTGAAGTAATTGAGGATGCTtttgcaaaaaggaaagcttggGAGTCCGATGTGGCAAAATCTGAAATCCTAGATTTAAGAAAGATTCAATATCATGGGCGAATGCCTAGCCTAGAACCTCAG ATTCTTTTCAAATATCCTCCTGGAAAGAGAATGGAAATGAGGGAGGGTGATTTACCAGCCTTTTGTTTCCCGGAAGGTGTAAAG GCTCGCTTAATAGAGAAGACCCCATCCATGAGCGATCTTAATGAAGTTGTCTTTGGGCAG GAGCATCTGGCTACGGATGAATTATCATTTATCTTTCGTCTGAAG GTGTCAGATAATGCAACATTATATGGCGTCTGCCTGCATGTCCAGGAAATAGTTCAGAGGGCACCTGGTATTTTAGGTGCTGTTTCGCCACTTACTCGTACTTCTTACAAGCGTAGCCGTTTCTTGGTTTCTGCGCCACGATGTTACTGTATACTTACGAGAGTTCCTTTTTTTGAGCTCCATTATGAGATGTTGAACAG CTTAATTGCACAGGAGCGCCTTGACAGGATAACACAGTTTGTAAATGAAATTACCCTTATGGATTCGGTCCCACATTGCATTACAGAGCATGATCAGCTAGATGAGAATTACGATTCGCCTCAGAAGTTTTCTTGTAGTGAATGGATGGGACATGCTATACCTGTTGACAGTGTCTCCGGCCTTCTTTCATCACCAGGGCTTTCCTCAGAAAGGGATATCCCAGCATTCTTATTCAGGAATTGGGAACCTCATTCTCCGGAGAGTGTCTCCACTAGTGAAGCTTCAGATTTTAGCCATGTGAAAGAGTTGGAGAAGGAAAATAGGAAGGGTTGGCAACATTACGATGACTGCACATCTGAGAACTCGGGCTCCCGTTCTGATAGTTTTGAAAGAGTGAACGGAATGTTTGAGAATGGCCAAGCTTCCCCTGATGTTGGCACAATGTATTGCAGCAGATTAGAGAGGGTTGAGAGTTTGGAGTCTTTGCAGAG TTCAGTTAGAGGTGATGGATCAGATTACGATGATGATGAATTATCCTCTAAGCACGAAACAAATGTTGGTGATGAAAAAGTAATGGAATGGGCTAAG GCTCACAACAATGAACCATTACAAATTGTTTGTGGCTATCATGCTCTTCCTTTGCCTCCTCGAGGGGGTGAATTAGTTTTTCACCCTCTTGAGCATTTACAGCCAATTAAGTATTGTCGGCCTGGAGTGTCATTACTAGGCTTGGATAATATTTTTCTTGATTATGATCAGTCCTCTCCTGCAGAAGTTAGCAAG GTAAATGCATCCTTAGCTACTGTGGAGGAAGCTTTGGCACTATCAATTTGGACGGTTGCTACAGTGTGTCGTTCTCTATCTTTAGAAAGT GTTTTGGCACTATTTGCTGGTGCATTACTGGAGAAACAAGTGGTAGTAATGTGCCCAAACTTG GGTGTACTATCAGCCATTGTTTTATCAATCATACCAATGATTCGACCTTTTGAGTGGCAGAGTTTGTTGCTTCCG GTTCTACCAAGGAAAATGGTGGATTTCCTTGATGCT
- the LOC109707627 gene encoding uncharacterized protein LOC109707627 isoform X5, translating into MEEEAIPERGAADGDRASSSSSSPTSAASENPLEEAAVAEGAAESSPMDTPRNGPGDCARAPMSPLASIRQQAKHVRSGSFQKWRRQMQRAWRWGPGGRGGAAGGGGGREQGMRATLNLEVMANQKRQWYRIHSRARDHKQHEEPTSLYEHFFIVGLHSYANVEVIEDAFAKRKAWESDVAKSEILDLRKIQYHGRMPSLEPQILFKYPPGKRMEMREGDLPAFCFPEGVKARLIEKTPSMSDLNEVVFGQEHLATDELSFIFRLKVSDNATLYGVCLHVQEIVQRAPGILGAVSPLTRTSYKRSRFLVSAPRCYCILTRVPFFELHYEMLNSLIAQERLDRITQFVNEITLMDSVPHCITEHDQLDENYDSPQKFSCSEWMGHAIPVDSVSGLLSSPGLSSERDIPAFLFRNWEPHSPESVSTSEASDFSHVKELEKENRKGWQHYDDCTSENSGSRSDSFERVNGMFENGQASPDVGTMYCSRLERVESLESLQSSVRGDGSDYDDDELSSKHETNVGDEKVMEWAKAHNNEPLQIVCGYHALPLPPRGGELVFHPLEHLQPIKYCRPGVSLLGLDNIFLDYDQSSPAEVSKVNASLATVEEALALSIWTVATVCRSLSLESVLALFAGALLEKQVVVMCPNLGVLSAIVLSIIPMIRPFEWQSLLLPVLPRKMVDFLDAPVPFIVGIQHKPTDVKMKTANLIRINVNKDQVSGILLVIPPSYFPVRIP; encoded by the exons ATGGAAGAGGAGGCGATCCCGGAACGCGGCGCCGCCGATGGCGATcgggcgtcgtcgtcgtcgtcgtcgccgactTCGGCGGCGTCGGAGAACCCTCTCGAGGAGGCGGCTGTGGCGGAGGGCGCGGCGGAGTCATCGCCGATGGATACGCCGAGGAATGGGCCGGGCGACTGCGCCCGCGCGCCTATGTCGCCGCTCGCGAGCATCAGGCAGCAGGCGAAGCACGTGCGAAGCGGGAGCTTCCAGAAGTGGCGGCGGCAGATGCAGCGGGCGTGGAGGTGGGGCCCTGGCGGCCGGGGCGGggccgccggcggcggcggcggtaggGAGCAGGGGATGAGGGCGACGCTGAATCTTGAAGTGATGGCGAATCAGAAGCGACAGTGGTATCGAATCCATTCTAGAGCTAGG GATCATAAGCAACATGAGGAACCCACATCACTATATGAACACTTCTTCATCGTGGGCCTTCATTCGTATGCAAATGTTGAAGTAATTGAGGATGCTtttgcaaaaaggaaagcttggGAGTCCGATGTGGCAAAATCTGAAATCCTAGATTTAAGAAAGATTCAATATCATGGGCGAATGCCTAGCCTAGAACCTCAG ATTCTTTTCAAATATCCTCCTGGAAAGAGAATGGAAATGAGGGAGGGTGATTTACCAGCCTTTTGTTTCCCGGAAGGTGTAAAG GCTCGCTTAATAGAGAAGACCCCATCCATGAGCGATCTTAATGAAGTTGTCTTTGGGCAG GAGCATCTGGCTACGGATGAATTATCATTTATCTTTCGTCTGAAG GTGTCAGATAATGCAACATTATATGGCGTCTGCCTGCATGTCCAGGAAATAGTTCAGAGGGCACCTGGTATTTTAGGTGCTGTTTCGCCACTTACTCGTACTTCTTACAAGCGTAGCCGTTTCTTGGTTTCTGCGCCACGATGTTACTGTATACTTACGAGAGTTCCTTTTTTTGAGCTCCATTATGAGATGTTGAACAG CTTAATTGCACAGGAGCGCCTTGACAGGATAACACAGTTTGTAAATGAAATTACCCTTATGGATTCGGTCCCACATTGCATTACAGAGCATGATCAGCTAGATGAGAATTACGATTCGCCTCAGAAGTTTTCTTGTAGTGAATGGATGGGACATGCTATACCTGTTGACAGTGTCTCCGGCCTTCTTTCATCACCAGGGCTTTCCTCAGAAAGGGATATCCCAGCATTCTTATTCAGGAATTGGGAACCTCATTCTCCGGAGAGTGTCTCCACTAGTGAAGCTTCAGATTTTAGCCATGTGAAAGAGTTGGAGAAGGAAAATAGGAAGGGTTGGCAACATTACGATGACTGCACATCTGAGAACTCGGGCTCCCGTTCTGATAGTTTTGAAAGAGTGAACGGAATGTTTGAGAATGGCCAAGCTTCCCCTGATGTTGGCACAATGTATTGCAGCAGATTAGAGAGGGTTGAGAGTTTGGAGTCTTTGCAGAG TTCAGTTAGAGGTGATGGATCAGATTACGATGATGATGAATTATCCTCTAAGCACGAAACAAATGTTGGTGATGAAAAAGTAATGGAATGGGCTAAG GCTCACAACAATGAACCATTACAAATTGTTTGTGGCTATCATGCTCTTCCTTTGCCTCCTCGAGGGGGTGAATTAGTTTTTCACCCTCTTGAGCATTTACAGCCAATTAAGTATTGTCGGCCTGGAGTGTCATTACTAGGCTTGGATAATATTTTTCTTGATTATGATCAGTCCTCTCCTGCAGAAGTTAGCAAG GTAAATGCATCCTTAGCTACTGTGGAGGAAGCTTTGGCACTATCAATTTGGACGGTTGCTACAGTGTGTCGTTCTCTATCTTTAGAAAGT GTTTTGGCACTATTTGCTGGTGCATTACTGGAGAAACAAGTGGTAGTAATGTGCCCAAACTTG GGTGTACTATCAGCCATTGTTTTATCAATCATACCAATGATTCGACCTTTTGAGTGGCAGAGTTTGTTGCTTCCG GTTCTACCAAGGAAAATGGTGGATTTCCTTGATGCT
- the LOC109707627 gene encoding uncharacterized protein LOC109707627 isoform X3, whose protein sequence is MEEEAIPERGAADGDRASSSSSSPTSAASENPLEEAAVAEGAAESSPMDTPRNGPGDCARAPMSPLASIRQQAKHVRSGSFQKWRRQMQRAWRWGPGGRGGAAGGGGGREQGMRATLNLEVMANQKRQWYRIHSRARDHKQHEEPTSLYEHFFIVGLHSYANVEVIEDAFAKRKAWESDVAKSEILDLRKIQYHGRMPSLEPQILFKYPPGKRMEMREGDLPAFCFPEGVKARLIEKTPSMSDLNEVVFGQEHLATDELSFIFRLKVSDNATLYGVCLHVQEIVQRAPGILGAVSPLTRTSYKRSRFLVSAPRCYCILTRVPFFELHYEMLNSLIAQERLDRITQFVNEITLMDSVPHCITEHDQLDENYDSPQKFSCSEWMGHAIPVDSVSGLLSSPGLSSERDIPAFLFRNWEPHSPESVSTSEASDFSHVKELEKENRKGWQHYDDCTSENSGSRSDSFERVNGMFENGQASPDVGTMYCSRLERVESLESLQSSVRGDGSDYDDDELSSKHETNVGDEKVMEWAKAHNNEPLQIVCGYHALPLPPRGGELVFHPLEHLQPIKYCRPGVSLLGLDNIFLDYDQSSPAEVSKVNASLATVEEALALSIWTVATVCRSLSLESVLALFAGALLEKQVVVMCPNLGVLSAIVLSIIPMIRPFEWQSLLLPVLPRKMVDFLDAPVPFIVGIQHKPTDVKMKTANLIRINVNKDQCQKDYRSTSFFDIGSSDVSRLMELF, encoded by the exons ATGGAAGAGGAGGCGATCCCGGAACGCGGCGCCGCCGATGGCGATcgggcgtcgtcgtcgtcgtcgtcgccgactTCGGCGGCGTCGGAGAACCCTCTCGAGGAGGCGGCTGTGGCGGAGGGCGCGGCGGAGTCATCGCCGATGGATACGCCGAGGAATGGGCCGGGCGACTGCGCCCGCGCGCCTATGTCGCCGCTCGCGAGCATCAGGCAGCAGGCGAAGCACGTGCGAAGCGGGAGCTTCCAGAAGTGGCGGCGGCAGATGCAGCGGGCGTGGAGGTGGGGCCCTGGCGGCCGGGGCGGggccgccggcggcggcggcggtaggGAGCAGGGGATGAGGGCGACGCTGAATCTTGAAGTGATGGCGAATCAGAAGCGACAGTGGTATCGAATCCATTCTAGAGCTAGG GATCATAAGCAACATGAGGAACCCACATCACTATATGAACACTTCTTCATCGTGGGCCTTCATTCGTATGCAAATGTTGAAGTAATTGAGGATGCTtttgcaaaaaggaaagcttggGAGTCCGATGTGGCAAAATCTGAAATCCTAGATTTAAGAAAGATTCAATATCATGGGCGAATGCCTAGCCTAGAACCTCAG ATTCTTTTCAAATATCCTCCTGGAAAGAGAATGGAAATGAGGGAGGGTGATTTACCAGCCTTTTGTTTCCCGGAAGGTGTAAAG GCTCGCTTAATAGAGAAGACCCCATCCATGAGCGATCTTAATGAAGTTGTCTTTGGGCAG GAGCATCTGGCTACGGATGAATTATCATTTATCTTTCGTCTGAAG GTGTCAGATAATGCAACATTATATGGCGTCTGCCTGCATGTCCAGGAAATAGTTCAGAGGGCACCTGGTATTTTAGGTGCTGTTTCGCCACTTACTCGTACTTCTTACAAGCGTAGCCGTTTCTTGGTTTCTGCGCCACGATGTTACTGTATACTTACGAGAGTTCCTTTTTTTGAGCTCCATTATGAGATGTTGAACAG CTTAATTGCACAGGAGCGCCTTGACAGGATAACACAGTTTGTAAATGAAATTACCCTTATGGATTCGGTCCCACATTGCATTACAGAGCATGATCAGCTAGATGAGAATTACGATTCGCCTCAGAAGTTTTCTTGTAGTGAATGGATGGGACATGCTATACCTGTTGACAGTGTCTCCGGCCTTCTTTCATCACCAGGGCTTTCCTCAGAAAGGGATATCCCAGCATTCTTATTCAGGAATTGGGAACCTCATTCTCCGGAGAGTGTCTCCACTAGTGAAGCTTCAGATTTTAGCCATGTGAAAGAGTTGGAGAAGGAAAATAGGAAGGGTTGGCAACATTACGATGACTGCACATCTGAGAACTCGGGCTCCCGTTCTGATAGTTTTGAAAGAGTGAACGGAATGTTTGAGAATGGCCAAGCTTCCCCTGATGTTGGCACAATGTATTGCAGCAGATTAGAGAGGGTTGAGAGTTTGGAGTCTTTGCAGAG TTCAGTTAGAGGTGATGGATCAGATTACGATGATGATGAATTATCCTCTAAGCACGAAACAAATGTTGGTGATGAAAAAGTAATGGAATGGGCTAAG GCTCACAACAATGAACCATTACAAATTGTTTGTGGCTATCATGCTCTTCCTTTGCCTCCTCGAGGGGGTGAATTAGTTTTTCACCCTCTTGAGCATTTACAGCCAATTAAGTATTGTCGGCCTGGAGTGTCATTACTAGGCTTGGATAATATTTTTCTTGATTATGATCAGTCCTCTCCTGCAGAAGTTAGCAAG GTAAATGCATCCTTAGCTACTGTGGAGGAAGCTTTGGCACTATCAATTTGGACGGTTGCTACAGTGTGTCGTTCTCTATCTTTAGAAAGT GTTTTGGCACTATTTGCTGGTGCATTACTGGAGAAACAAGTGGTAGTAATGTGCCCAAACTTG GGTGTACTATCAGCCATTGTTTTATCAATCATACCAATGATTCGACCTTTTGAGTGGCAGAGTTTGTTGCTTCCG GTTCTACCAAGGAAAATGGTGGATTTCCTTGATGCT